CATTTCTGCATTTATGATAATGCTAAAATAATCGAAGATACCTGCATTGATCATTTTTTTATCTTGAATCTCTTGAAACCCATTGGTGATAATGTGCATCTTGTACTTGGGTTTTAAATAATTTAAAACTTCAATGGTATTAGGAAAAAGATGGTTGTAATTCGTTAAATTTTCAATATACTCTTCTGCCAAACGATTGATGGTGGCGTCAGACACCTTCATTTTTAAGGTATCAAAAGTTAATTTTAACCGTTGGTATCGCAAATCTGATTTACTGATTTTTTCATCTCTAAACAGTTTCCAAAAAATTAAATTATTAGGTACATACACCTTGAGGAAATCGGCCAACTCAACCTTCACCTCATTCGCAGCTAAAATTTTTTCAAAGGTTAAGGCTGAATTTTTCTCAAAATCCCACAACGTATGATCTAAATCAAAAAAAACATCAGTTACTTTAGTATTAAACATTGTAATTTTTTAAAATATGTTCGTAAATTTCTTTCCATGAAACGCTGTTGGCTTCTCCAAACAATTCGTTCGAAAAAACAGTGGTAAAATTACCATTAACTTGATGAACTTGCTCGTAAAGTGATGCTAATTTTTCTTGAATTTCCTGACTATCTTTCATTTTTAAAAATGAATAATCATGAGCGGCAAAAGGGTGGATTTTGATGGGCTGTTGCACTTCTAAATTAATATCATAGAAATAAAATGGATGCGCTGTACTGGCACGAAAACCTAATTCGTGCGTATATCCCATGGTATAATCATCTGTAAATTCTGCAGCTACCAAATCTCTATAGGTTAAGGGGATATCTACCCTATTGTATCTCATCCGAGAGGAATTTACAGGCCTATTGATGACATTAGAAAGTGCCTTTTTTTCTTTTTTGAGTAAGCTTACATTGCCAAAGGAACTGTACGAAGCGCTTAATGACACTTTGCTATAGTCCGATATAGATTTGATAAGATAAATAAATTTATGGTTATGTGTCGATACGTTTTTGTCGAAGGTTGAATAGGCGGCAAATTGAAAAAAATACAAGCAAGTGATATCATATTTTTTATGAGAAGCAATAAACCAATCATAGTTGTTATAAGGATCTTTTTGCGGGTAAAACCAAACGTTAATTCTTTCTGCAACGCGTTTAAATCTCAAACCAGTAAAATCTAAAAACAAACCCGCGAAACTACGAACTAAACCTCTATGAGCATAACAATGCGAAGCGGTCACATCCAAAATAGAAGTATAGGCATACTTCTTTGGATTGGATTGCAGGTCTGGGAAACGCTCTTTTAATTTTTTAAGTACTTTTAAAGCCCAAATATCAACAACAGGCAATGCTAAGAATTGATTTTTATAGGCTAGGCTTTCGGTAGGTGGAAACCTACCATGGCTATCTTTTACATGCGGTAAATATTCTTCATACCTACTTAATAAATAAAAACTCGCTGAAAAAATATCAAAAGGAATACTACTGCGTTCTCCAGCATTAAAAAAACAGGGAACTCCTTCCCAATCACCCACCTTAATCTGCAAATCATTGATTCCTTGTTCAAACAATAAATCGTTACTTCTGACAAAAAATTCGTTTTGTAGCGGAAGCTTCGTATAGGTAATTTTAGCACCAGAATGCTTTATAAAATCTTCTACTTTTGCTGTAAATAAAATTTCAATACCCAAAATACGCTGAAATATTTGTTTCATTACGAAACTAAATCTAGGCGTTATTTTATGCGTATAAATTAAAAGCATATTTTTTAAATTCTAAGTTGAACATCACGGAATTAGGTTGGCTAAAGTATATTGTCATCTGCAAAACTAAAATATTCAGTTTGTGTGATAATCAGGTGGTCTAAAACCTTAATATCTAATCCTGTCGCAGCATTTTTAATTTTTTCTGTAATTTGCTTGTCAGCCTCACTTGGCTTCAGTGTACCCGAAGGATGATTATGCGCCAGAATCATGGCTACAGCACCTAGTTCCAAGGCTTCTTTCATAATTAACCTTACATCTACCAAGGTTCCTGTGATAGAGCCTTTACTTTGCTGAACGCTTTGCAAGACTTTATTAGAATTATTCAAATAAACAATCCAGAACTCTTCATGAGGTAAATCACCCAAAAAAGGATGTAAAAGTTCAAAAACACTTTTGCTACTGGTGATTTTTGTAATTTTTTTGACATTTTCTCCTCTTCGCCGCCTTCCAATTTCTAAAGCTGCTGCAATAGCCACGGCTTTAGCTTCTCCAATCCCCTTAAACTGCATTAATTTTTGAACCGATAAAGTACCTAATTTGTTGATGTTATGATCAACAGATGCCAAAATTCTTTTGGATAGTTCTACAGCACTTTCATTTCTGTTACCCGAACCAATTAAAATGGCAATTAACTCTGCATCAGACAACACTGATCTACCTTTGAGCATTAGCTTTTCTCTTGGCTTATCATCGTCTGACCAATTTTTAATGGAAAACGAATTTTGGTTTTCTTGCATTGGTTAAAGATAATAAAGAATTTATTTAGAATTAATGTGTTAATTCGTATTCGGTAG
The sequence above is drawn from the Cellulophaga sp. Hel_I_12 genome and encodes:
- a CDS encoding YjjG family noncanonical pyrimidine nucleotidase; amino-acid sequence: MFNTKVTDVFFDLDHTLWDFEKNSALTFEKILAANEVKVELADFLKVYVPNNLIFWKLFRDEKISKSDLRYQRLKLTFDTLKMKVSDATINRLAEEYIENLTNYNHLFPNTIEVLNYLKPKYKMHIITNGFQEIQDKKMINAGIFDYFSIIINAEMAGVKKPNPIIFKLALEKANVLPEKAMMIGDSLEADILGAQAIGIHTLHFNAHQEEKHDLSIMITDLNEIKSYL
- a CDS encoding polysaccharide deacetylase family protein, which translates into the protein MKQIFQRILGIEILFTAKVEDFIKHSGAKITYTKLPLQNEFFVRSNDLLFEQGINDLQIKVGDWEGVPCFFNAGERSSIPFDIFSASFYLLSRYEEYLPHVKDSHGRFPPTESLAYKNQFLALPVVDIWALKVLKKLKERFPDLQSNPKKYAYTSILDVTASHCYAHRGLVRSFAGLFLDFTGLRFKRVAERINVWFYPQKDPYNNYDWFIASHKKYDITCLYFFQFAAYSTFDKNVSTHNHKFIYLIKSISDYSKVSLSASYSSFGNVSLLKKEKKALSNVINRPVNSSRMRYNRVDIPLTYRDLVAAEFTDDYTMGYTHELGFRASTAHPFYFYDINLEVQQPIKIHPFAAHDYSFLKMKDSQEIQEKLASLYEQVHQVNGNFTTVFSNELFGEANSVSWKEIYEHILKNYNV
- the radC gene encoding DNA repair protein RadC, translating into MQENQNSFSIKNWSDDDKPREKLMLKGRSVLSDAELIAILIGSGNRNESAVELSKRILASVDHNINKLGTLSVQKLMQFKGIGEAKAVAIAAALEIGRRRRGENVKKITKITSSKSVFELLHPFLGDLPHEEFWIVYLNNSNKVLQSVQQSKGSITGTLVDVRLIMKEALELGAVAMILAHNHPSGTLKPSEADKQITEKIKNAATGLDIKVLDHLIITQTEYFSFADDNIL